From a region of the Methylomonas rapida genome:
- a CDS encoding HDOD domain-containing protein: MNWLEKIFPRTNTDTGKTPPIPRAFAAQTGETAAIKPTRPLIECEQNLTVEQLKRFAPLRDLDEQTLTNLPHVMALYPRDATVFIRGQSSDAVYYLMAGQLQMQPDSEDSYQVKESTGLAALPLNSGKSFGATAMALTEVSILKISADLNRLWTHQRQENLSCIELVDLELPEEISNQHFFNSFAHAYRENRLRLPSLPNVAFKLQRAMLQDIGIHDAVEIIQVEPAIVAKLIQVANCPLYATTVAINNCHDAVNRIGLDATRNLVLSISIKQLFNSKDRELLKGMQKLWKNSLYVSSLCFVLAQECSDIPPEDALLAGLICDIGAIPLLHFAEQFPEHYPDLAELETAFPYLRGPVGYLVLHTLGFSANLCNIPNLAEDWHHDSGDCLGIADIVILAKLHSYFGNQQARDLPYINSVPAYAKISEGKLDPDFSLAILRKAHDRIDAVMRLLS, encoded by the coding sequence ATGAATTGGCTTGAAAAGATATTCCCAAGGACCAATACCGACACAGGTAAAACTCCGCCCATCCCACGGGCATTTGCCGCTCAAACCGGGGAAACGGCGGCGATCAAGCCCACTCGGCCGTTGATCGAATGCGAACAGAATCTGACCGTCGAACAATTGAAGCGCTTTGCTCCTTTGCGTGATCTCGATGAGCAAACGCTGACCAACCTCCCTCATGTCATGGCGCTTTATCCCAGAGACGCCACCGTATTCATTCGAGGCCAATCCTCTGACGCCGTTTATTATTTAATGGCGGGGCAACTGCAAATGCAGCCTGACAGCGAGGATAGTTACCAGGTCAAAGAAAGCACCGGCTTGGCGGCCCTCCCGTTAAACAGCGGCAAATCCTTCGGCGCCACGGCCATGGCACTGACAGAGGTCAGCATTCTTAAGATTTCCGCGGATTTGAACCGCCTTTGGACTCATCAACGGCAAGAAAATCTTTCCTGTATCGAACTGGTAGACCTGGAGTTACCCGAAGAGATCAGCAATCAGCATTTTTTCAACAGTTTTGCCCATGCCTATAGAGAAAACAGACTACGCCTGCCCTCATTGCCGAATGTCGCTTTCAAGCTGCAACGCGCGATGCTTCAGGATATTGGCATCCATGATGCCGTGGAAATCATCCAAGTCGAACCGGCCATCGTGGCCAAGCTGATTCAAGTGGCGAATTGCCCCTTATATGCCACCACGGTAGCAATCAATAATTGTCACGACGCCGTCAACCGTATTGGCCTGGATGCTACGCGCAATTTGGTGCTAAGCATCAGCATCAAACAGTTATTCAATTCCAAGGACCGCGAGTTGTTGAAAGGGATGCAAAAATTGTGGAAAAACAGCTTGTATGTTTCCAGCCTTTGCTTCGTATTGGCTCAGGAATGTAGCGACATCCCACCGGAAGACGCCTTACTGGCGGGTTTGATTTGCGACATTGGAGCTATCCCGTTGCTGCACTTTGCGGAACAATTTCCCGAACACTACCCCGACCTGGCGGAATTGGAAACCGCTTTCCCGTACCTGCGTGGCCCCGTCGGTTATTTGGTGTTACACACACTGGGTTTCTCCGCGAATCTCTGCAACATTCCCAATTTAGCCGAAGATTGGCATCACGACAGTGGCGATTGCCTCGGCATTGCCGACATCGTGATTCTGGCAAAATTGCACAGTTATTTCGGCAACCAGCAAGCCAGGGATCTGCCGTATATCAACTCGGTTCCCGCTTACGCCAAAATCAGCGAGGGCAAACTCGACCCAGACTTTTCGCTGGCTATTTTGCGCAAGGCGCACGACAGGATCGATGCCGTCATGCG